In Bombus terrestris chromosome 6, iyBomTerr1.2, whole genome shotgun sequence, a single window of DNA contains:
- the LOC100650845 gene encoding transport and Golgi organization protein 1 isoform X7 codes for MLVVMWNCSSTNMTERNLFINVLFLVIAIIFSAIPQCSSVLSDKRLCYDPDCSEPVSLARTTIRYTPNEAGLLSCNINEKVTVYSKEAGKRNDLWGVEINGRHGYIPKTFLKEYKILHKNLEHEVSIDPLFSNVSSDEKLQSKKNKNKSMFDKKDIKTSNEQIDNLDLKSLEELPQSANGINPSYEIIDGTTVHLDINKPSEPTFIKEVIQTTVVPNEQDTVDEILNSNLESKEHTISAEVDFKDFVASSEKILDLPEISGVQSSPLNISITSDKVEYTIENVGNESVTNVEDDQFLDKVIDINSPQTSTSDDLKEILNIEGEEAVELNKEGNVSPSEADVNNNTTPDVQNVRTIDQIEKVDIQPLQNVMIDTTNKTQLHIQNAESVDQIQTKDIQSSQNITIVTTSDVRSDAQNAENFDKVETENIHTSSVEMIVVNETETGIQDTENSGKVEKEDVNSSANIELFSLINIKSDIQNAENSDQIETKDIQASQNVTIVTTGDAKSDVQNAENSDQIEAKDTQPSQNVTIVTTSDVRSDAQNAENSDKVDIKSTPLLENIIPRIKDTQYLGSVMQIQTEPDDAKKEESKSIEDLNEHDTSEYKPFSFIESNVNNEVLVTLPTHNIETKDIQFDLDVETEEGATLDTKSNSNIEDTVFVKEITDIQYNTVNEDALPIIEETSENIFHEVQASVPDVCTADNIGCPLTDNQKNFPHHEQPSQGSENALMSGIQIESNYWLALMYLSVTAAATLIFSLGYYCIENMRSDRQLIVRINKLEKDLLISEAECTMANENLKATKEKLSRMEDESFGSDEMVLSLRADLEVSQNAKTELEDQVAMLEKDLESATEAGLELEKMLREVLSANNEVNPLAQSVEDLQTRLNAQQAANESLTNAVNLKTQEFEFHKLENESILAELVFVKKKYEELEVELARLTENLKQEINSKNNIEQTLSDKVQQLEMEIKEISTEKATLQKELKAKEVEANDLVDVINRLSSNNLDLDKLYDVSHIKVEATALLEERNELKIRLAEIEGAHNLLEEHVKFVKEEVATLGEQCKVAEKEKKDAETRLEVLTNFFEEKEAHRQKEEAIWLQQQGEVVSTVERIQTMQNEIQNYKQQIEVLKREILDQEREYKNQISVLETKAHEQWVIARQVERRLEESKVEAGQLRNRLTLIEKNINDVDSEAKLHRRKRFSKVRQFWSTMEGNNCK; via the exons ATGTTAGTAGTGATGTGGAACTGCAGTAGTACAAATATGACGGAAAGGAATTTGTTTATTAACgtattatttttagttattGCAATAATATTTAGTGCAATACCACAGTGTTCCTCAGTTTTATCAGACAAACGACTGTGTTATGATCCCGACTGTTCCG AGCCTGTTTCATTAGCTAGAACGACTATCAGATATACCCCAAATGAGGCGGGATTATTGTCGTGTAACATTAATGAAAAAGTCACAGTTTATAGTAAAGAAGCAGGGAAAAGAAATGACTTGTGGGGTGTAGag ataAATGGTAGACATGGATATATACCAAAAACATTTTTAAAggaatataaaattctacataaaAATTTAGAACATGAAGTATCGATTGATCCATTATTTAGTAATGTTTCATCCGATGAGAAACTTCAatcaaaaaaaaataaaaataaatcaatgtTTGACAAGAAGGATATTAAAACTTCAAATGAACAAATTGATAATTTGGATTTAAAATCCTTGGAAGAACTGCCACAGAGTGCAAATGGTATAAATCCATCTTATGAGATTATAGATGGAACTACAGTTCACTTAGATATCAATAAGCCTTCTGAACCAACTTTTATAAAAGAAGTTATTCAAACAACAGTAGTGCCAAATGAACAAGATACAGTTGATGAAATCCTAAATAGTAATCTAGAGAGCAAGGAGCACACTATTTCTGCCGAAGTTGATTTTAAAGATTTTGTGGCAAGTTCagaaaaaatattagatttaCCAGAAATATCTGGTGTACAGAGTTCACCATTGAATATAAGTATAACCTCTGATAAAGTAGAATATACAATAGAGAATGTAGGAAATGAGTCAGTCACGAATGTGGAGGATGATCAATTTTTAGATAAAGTTATTGATATCAATAGTCCACAAACATCTACATCTGATGATCTTAAagagatattaaatattgaagGAGAAGAAGCAgttgaattaaataaagaagGTAATGTCAGTCCCAGTGAAGCAGATGTAAATAATAACACTACACCAGATGTACAAAATGTAAGAACTATTGATCAAATTGAAAAAGTAGATATTCAACCTTTACAAAATGTTATGATAGATACAACCAATAAAACTCAATTACATATACAAAATGCAGAAAGTGTTGATCAAATACAAACAAAAGATATTCAATCTTCACAGAATATTACAATAGTTACAACTAGTGACGTTAGATCAGATGCACAAAATGCAGAAAATTTTGATAAAGTTGAAACAGAAAATATCCACACTTCAAGTGTTGAGATGATTGTAGTTAATGAGACTGAAACGGGTATACAAGATACAGAAAATTCTGGTAAAGTTGAAAAAGAAGATGTCAACTCCTCAGCAAACATTGAATTATTTTCACTTATTAACATTAAATCAGATATACAAAATGCAGAAAATTCTGATCAAATTGAAACTAAAGATATCCAGGCTTCACAAAATGTTACAATAGTTACAACTGGTGACGCTAAATCAGATGTACAAAATGCAGAAAATTCTGATCAAATTGAAGCTAAAGATACCCAGCCTTCACAAAATGTTACAATAGTTACAACTAGTGACGTTAGATCAGATGCACAAAATGCAGAAAATTCTGATAAAGTTGATATAAAAAGTACTCCTTTATTAGAAAACATCATACCTCGTATAAAAGATACCCAATATTTAGGAAGTGTTATGCAAATACAAACAGAGCCAGATgatgcaaaaaaagaagaaagcaaaaGTATTGAAGATTTAAATGAACATGATACTAGTGAATATAAACCATTTTCATTTATTGAATCAAATGTAAACAATGAAGTACTAGTAACGTTACCTACTCATAATATTGAAACTAAAGATATTCAGTTTGATTTAGATGTTGAAACAGAGGAAGGAGCTACATTAGATACTaaatctaattcaaatattgaagATACTGTTTTTGTAAAAGAAATAACAGATATCCAATATAATACAGTTAATGAGGATGCTTTGCCTATAATAGAAGAAACATCTGAGAATATTTTCCATGAAGTACAAG CTTCAGTTCCAGATGTTTGTACAGCCGATAATATTGGATGTCCTTTAACAGACAATCAAAAAAATTTTCCACATCAC GAACAACCTTCTCAGGGCAGTGAAAATGCTCTAATGAGTGGGATACAAATCGAAAGCAATTATTGGTTGGCATTAATGTATCTAAGTGTCACTGCCGCTGCAACGCTTATATTTTCTTTAGGGTACTACTGCATTGAG aATATGAGGAGTGATAGACAACTGATAGTTAGAATCAACAAACTTGAAAAAGATTTACTTATTTCAGAAGCAGAATGTACAATGGCAAACGAAAATTTAAAAGCAACGAAGGAAAAG CTGAGTCGCATGGAAGATGAATCATTCGGTTCTGACGAAATGGTGCTTTCTTTAAGGGCTGATTTAGAAGTCTCACag AATGCGAAAACAGAGCTAGAAGATCAAGTAGCCATGTTGGAAAAAGACCTAGAAAGTGCTACTGAAGCAGGGTTAGAATTAGAAAAAATGTTGCGAGAAGTTCTCTCGGCAAATAATGAAGTTAATCCGTTAGCGCAGTCAGTAGAGGATCTGCAAACTAGGTTGAATGCTCAACAAGCCGCAAACGAATCTTTAACAAATGCTGTGAATCTTAAAACTCAAGAG TTTGAATTTCATAAACTTGAG AACGAATCTATATTAGCAGAACTTGTATTTGTTAAGAAGAAATATGAAGAGCTTGAGGTTGAACTAGCCAGGCTTACGGAAAATTTAAAACAAGAAATAAACAGCAAGAATAATATCGAACAAACATTGAGTGATAAGGTGCAACAATTAGAAATGGAAATCAAGGAA atTTCTACTGAAAAGGCAACCTTACAGAAGGAGTTGAAAGCTAAAGAAGTAGAAGCAAACGACCTTGTAGATGTTATTAATCGATTAAGTTCTAACAACTTGGATTTGGACAAGTTGTATGATGTATCTCATATTAAAGTTGAAGCAACAGCATTGcttgaagaaagaaacgaattaaaaatacgATTGGCTGAAATTGAAGGAGCTCACAATTTATTAGAAG AACATGTGAAGTTCGTTAAAGAGGAGGTAGCTACTTTAGGCGAACAATGCAAAGTagcggaaaaagaaaagaaagatgcAGAAACACGACTTGAGGTGTTGACAAACTTTTTCGAGGAGAAAGAGGCACATCGTCAAAA GGAAGAAGCTATTTGGTTACAACAGCAAGGTGAGGTTGTATCCACTGTAGAACGAATACAAACGATgcaaaatgaaatacaaaactATAA ACAACAAATAGAAGTgttaaaacgtgaaatattagACCAAGAAAGAGAATACAAGAATCAAATTTCTGTTCTTGAAACAAAAGCACATGAGCAATGG gtCATAGCTCGTCAAGTTGAACGTCGTTTAGAGGAATCCAAGGTTGAAGCAGGTCAATTGCGTAATCGCCTTACactaatagaaaaaaatattaacgaTGTAGATTCCGAAGCGAAATTACATC GACGCAAGCGATTCTCTAAAGTGAGACAATTTTGGAGTACTATGGAGggaaataattgcaaataa
- the LOC100650845 gene encoding transport and Golgi organization protein 1 isoform X4 gives MLVVMWNCSSTNMTERNLFINVLFLVIAIIFSAIPQCSSVLSDKRLCYDPDCSARTTIRYTPNEAGLLSCNINEKVTVYSKEAGKRNDLWGVEINGRHGYIPKTFLKEYKILHKNLEHEVSIDPLFSNVSSDEKLQSKKNKNKSMFDKKDIKTSNEQIDNLDLKSLEELPQSANGINPSYEIIDGTTVHLDINKPSEPTFIKEVIQTTVVPNEQDTVDEILNSNLESKEHTISAEVDFKDFVASSEKILDLPEISGVQSSPLNISITSDKVEYTIENVGNESVTNVEDDQFLDKVIDINSPQTSTSDDLKEILNIEGEEAVELNKEGNVSPSEADVNNNTTPDVQNVRTIDQIEKVDIQPLQNVMIDTTNKTQLHIQNAESVDQIQTKDIQSSQNITIVTTSDVRSDAQNAENFDKVETENIHTSSVEMIVVNETETGIQDTENSGKVEKEDVNSSANIELFSLINIKSDIQNAENSDQIETKDIQASQNVTIVTTGDAKSDVQNAENSDQIEAKDTQPSQNVTIVTTSDVRSDAQNAENSDKVDIKSTPLLENIIPRIKDTQYLGSVMQIQTEPDDAKKEESKSIEDLNEHDTSEYKPFSFIESNVNNEVLVTLPTHNIETKDIQFDLDVETEEGATLDTKSNSNIEDTVFVKEITDIQYNTVNEDALPIIEETSENIFHEVQASVPDVCTADNIGCPLTDNQKNFPHHEQPSQGSENALMSGIQIESNYWLALMYLSVTAAATLIFSLGYYCIENMRSDRQLIVRINKLEKDLLISEAECTMANENLKATKEKLSRMEDESFGSDEMVLSLRADLEVSQNAKTELEDQVAMLEKDLESATEAGLELEKMLREVLSANNEVNPLAQSVEDLQTRLNAQQAANESLTNAVNLKTQEFEFHKLENESILAELVFVKKKYEELEVELARLTENLKQEINSKNNIEQTLSDKVQQLEMEIKEISTEKATLQKELKAKEVEANDLVDVINRLSSNNLDLDKLYDVSHIKVEATALLEERNELKIRLAEIEGAHNLLEEHVKFVKEEVATLGEQCKVAEKEKKDAETRLEVLTNFFEEKEAHRQKEEAIWLQQQGEVVSTVERIQTMQNEIQNYKQQIEVLKREILDQEREYKNQISVLETKAHEQWVIARQVERRLEESKVEAGQLRNRLTLIEKNINDVDSEAKLHRLEANGETTTSPPLFIGAESSSSPIMFSGSSGVPPPPPPSYLHSLFPPYLPPPLPNTSGVPPYEVSQRPPPLGGRLSSPPPMPLHPPAPNRYDNAGSPPPMSPHLLPPFNHRSPPPPPFASDIHPPPPPPPGSILPPPLGTPHSWGEESLPPPRSSGFHPAQRERVRNHKGRKRFSKVRQFWSTMEGNNCK, from the exons ATGTTAGTAGTGATGTGGAACTGCAGTAGTACAAATATGACGGAAAGGAATTTGTTTATTAACgtattatttttagttattGCAATAATATTTAGTGCAATACCACAGTGTTCCTCAGTTTTATCAGACAAACGACTGTGTTATGATCCCGACTGTTCCG CTAGAACGACTATCAGATATACCCCAAATGAGGCGGGATTATTGTCGTGTAACATTAATGAAAAAGTCACAGTTTATAGTAAAGAAGCAGGGAAAAGAAATGACTTGTGGGGTGTAGag ataAATGGTAGACATGGATATATACCAAAAACATTTTTAAAggaatataaaattctacataaaAATTTAGAACATGAAGTATCGATTGATCCATTATTTAGTAATGTTTCATCCGATGAGAAACTTCAatcaaaaaaaaataaaaataaatcaatgtTTGACAAGAAGGATATTAAAACTTCAAATGAACAAATTGATAATTTGGATTTAAAATCCTTGGAAGAACTGCCACAGAGTGCAAATGGTATAAATCCATCTTATGAGATTATAGATGGAACTACAGTTCACTTAGATATCAATAAGCCTTCTGAACCAACTTTTATAAAAGAAGTTATTCAAACAACAGTAGTGCCAAATGAACAAGATACAGTTGATGAAATCCTAAATAGTAATCTAGAGAGCAAGGAGCACACTATTTCTGCCGAAGTTGATTTTAAAGATTTTGTGGCAAGTTCagaaaaaatattagatttaCCAGAAATATCTGGTGTACAGAGTTCACCATTGAATATAAGTATAACCTCTGATAAAGTAGAATATACAATAGAGAATGTAGGAAATGAGTCAGTCACGAATGTGGAGGATGATCAATTTTTAGATAAAGTTATTGATATCAATAGTCCACAAACATCTACATCTGATGATCTTAAagagatattaaatattgaagGAGAAGAAGCAgttgaattaaataaagaagGTAATGTCAGTCCCAGTGAAGCAGATGTAAATAATAACACTACACCAGATGTACAAAATGTAAGAACTATTGATCAAATTGAAAAAGTAGATATTCAACCTTTACAAAATGTTATGATAGATACAACCAATAAAACTCAATTACATATACAAAATGCAGAAAGTGTTGATCAAATACAAACAAAAGATATTCAATCTTCACAGAATATTACAATAGTTACAACTAGTGACGTTAGATCAGATGCACAAAATGCAGAAAATTTTGATAAAGTTGAAACAGAAAATATCCACACTTCAAGTGTTGAGATGATTGTAGTTAATGAGACTGAAACGGGTATACAAGATACAGAAAATTCTGGTAAAGTTGAAAAAGAAGATGTCAACTCCTCAGCAAACATTGAATTATTTTCACTTATTAACATTAAATCAGATATACAAAATGCAGAAAATTCTGATCAAATTGAAACTAAAGATATCCAGGCTTCACAAAATGTTACAATAGTTACAACTGGTGACGCTAAATCAGATGTACAAAATGCAGAAAATTCTGATCAAATTGAAGCTAAAGATACCCAGCCTTCACAAAATGTTACAATAGTTACAACTAGTGACGTTAGATCAGATGCACAAAATGCAGAAAATTCTGATAAAGTTGATATAAAAAGTACTCCTTTATTAGAAAACATCATACCTCGTATAAAAGATACCCAATATTTAGGAAGTGTTATGCAAATACAAACAGAGCCAGATgatgcaaaaaaagaagaaagcaaaaGTATTGAAGATTTAAATGAACATGATACTAGTGAATATAAACCATTTTCATTTATTGAATCAAATGTAAACAATGAAGTACTAGTAACGTTACCTACTCATAATATTGAAACTAAAGATATTCAGTTTGATTTAGATGTTGAAACAGAGGAAGGAGCTACATTAGATACTaaatctaattcaaatattgaagATACTGTTTTTGTAAAAGAAATAACAGATATCCAATATAATACAGTTAATGAGGATGCTTTGCCTATAATAGAAGAAACATCTGAGAATATTTTCCATGAAGTACAAG CTTCAGTTCCAGATGTTTGTACAGCCGATAATATTGGATGTCCTTTAACAGACAATCAAAAAAATTTTCCACATCAC GAACAACCTTCTCAGGGCAGTGAAAATGCTCTAATGAGTGGGATACAAATCGAAAGCAATTATTGGTTGGCATTAATGTATCTAAGTGTCACTGCCGCTGCAACGCTTATATTTTCTTTAGGGTACTACTGCATTGAG aATATGAGGAGTGATAGACAACTGATAGTTAGAATCAACAAACTTGAAAAAGATTTACTTATTTCAGAAGCAGAATGTACAATGGCAAACGAAAATTTAAAAGCAACGAAGGAAAAG CTGAGTCGCATGGAAGATGAATCATTCGGTTCTGACGAAATGGTGCTTTCTTTAAGGGCTGATTTAGAAGTCTCACag AATGCGAAAACAGAGCTAGAAGATCAAGTAGCCATGTTGGAAAAAGACCTAGAAAGTGCTACTGAAGCAGGGTTAGAATTAGAAAAAATGTTGCGAGAAGTTCTCTCGGCAAATAATGAAGTTAATCCGTTAGCGCAGTCAGTAGAGGATCTGCAAACTAGGTTGAATGCTCAACAAGCCGCAAACGAATCTTTAACAAATGCTGTGAATCTTAAAACTCAAGAG TTTGAATTTCATAAACTTGAG AACGAATCTATATTAGCAGAACTTGTATTTGTTAAGAAGAAATATGAAGAGCTTGAGGTTGAACTAGCCAGGCTTACGGAAAATTTAAAACAAGAAATAAACAGCAAGAATAATATCGAACAAACATTGAGTGATAAGGTGCAACAATTAGAAATGGAAATCAAGGAA atTTCTACTGAAAAGGCAACCTTACAGAAGGAGTTGAAAGCTAAAGAAGTAGAAGCAAACGACCTTGTAGATGTTATTAATCGATTAAGTTCTAACAACTTGGATTTGGACAAGTTGTATGATGTATCTCATATTAAAGTTGAAGCAACAGCATTGcttgaagaaagaaacgaattaaaaatacgATTGGCTGAAATTGAAGGAGCTCACAATTTATTAGAAG AACATGTGAAGTTCGTTAAAGAGGAGGTAGCTACTTTAGGCGAACAATGCAAAGTagcggaaaaagaaaagaaagatgcAGAAACACGACTTGAGGTGTTGACAAACTTTTTCGAGGAGAAAGAGGCACATCGTCAAAA GGAAGAAGCTATTTGGTTACAACAGCAAGGTGAGGTTGTATCCACTGTAGAACGAATACAAACGATgcaaaatgaaatacaaaactATAA ACAACAAATAGAAGTgttaaaacgtgaaatattagACCAAGAAAGAGAATACAAGAATCAAATTTCTGTTCTTGAAACAAAAGCACATGAGCAATGG gtCATAGCTCGTCAAGTTGAACGTCGTTTAGAGGAATCCAAGGTTGAAGCAGGTCAATTGCGTAATCGCCTTACactaatagaaaaaaatattaacgaTGTAGATTCCGAAGCGAAATTACATC GACTAGAAGCAAACGGCGAGACGACAACGTCGCCTCCATTATTCATAGGAGCAGAATCATCCAGCTCCCCCATAATGTTTTCTGGTTCTTCGGGTgttccaccaccaccaccaccttcCTATTTACATTCATTGTTTCCTCCGTACTTACCACCTCCATTACCAAATACATCCGGAGTACCACCATACGAAGTTAGTCAACGACCACCACCACTTGGTGGTCGGTTATCTTCACCTCCGCCTATGCCTCTGCATCCACCTGCTCCTAATAGGTACGACAACGCAGGTTCTCCACCACCAATGTCTCCACACTTACTTCCACCTTTTAATCATAGATCACCCCCACCTCCTCCGTTTGCTAGTGATATTCATccacctcctccacctcctcctggTTCGATATTACCACCACCCCTTGGAACGCCGCATTCGTGGGGGGAAGAATCACTGCCGCCTCCACGCAGTTCTGGTTTTCATCCAGCACAACGAGAACGAGTTCGAAATCACAAAG GACGCAAGCGATTCTCTAAAGTGAGACAATTTTGGAGTACTATGGAGggaaataattgcaaataa